From Hydra vulgaris chromosome 07, alternate assembly HydraT2T_AEP, a single genomic window includes:
- the LOC136082524 gene encoding uncharacterized protein LOC136082524, whose amino-acid sequence MVYPRIANAGDNAKQFETLNNKYTENLQETPLPIVILNIDDVKLSSSPDPKLTNGISACLLSISDLENPVVFINKNLTFKPNYTNVFQTYYWVRIAESVLRGYESTSRNETREILASFEQLYGFPQVVGAVDGCHKRIKAPFKNSEDYINRKEYHSIILQGLADSKYLIKDIFVGWTGKSHNSRVLIKNSSKMSFHEQELKSDVT is encoded by the exons atGGTTTATCCAAGAATCGCTAATGCAGGTGATAATGCAAAACAATTTGAAacgttaaataataaatatactgaaaatttg caaGAAACACCACTAcctattgtaattttaaatattgacgACGTAAAGCTTTCAAGCTCACCTGACCCAAAACTGACAAACGGGATTTCAGCATGTCTCTTATCAATTTCTGATTTGGAAAACCcagtagtttttataaataaaaacttaacatttAAACCGAATTACacaaatgtttttcaaacaTATTATTGGGTTCGAATTGCAGAGTCTGTTCTTAGAGGTTATGAATCTA CCTCAAGGAATGAGACAAGAGAGATATTAGCAAGTTTTGAACAATTATATGGTTTTCCACAAGTAGTTGGAGCAGTTGATGGATGTCACAAAAGAATAAAGGCtccttttaaaaattcagaggATTATATAAACAGAAAAGAATATCACTCAATTATTTTACAGGGATTGGCAGATAGCAAGTACTTAatcaaagatatttttgtagGATGGACTGGCAAATCTCACAATTCAAGG gttttaataaaaaattcttctaaaatGTCATTCCATGAACAAGAATTAAAAAGTGATGTAACATAA